A genome region from Anopheles stephensi strain Indian chromosome 2, UCI_ANSTEP_V1.0, whole genome shotgun sequence includes the following:
- the LOC118505816 gene encoding kelch-like protein diablo isoform X1 → MGDVLISDRPPSPASRLSHTSEKHPRVTLQELNVLRRHRELCDVVINVKGRKIFAHRVILSACSPYFRAMFTGELEESRQTEVTICDIDENAMELLIDFCYTSHIVVEESNVQPLLPAACLLQLAEIQDICCEFLKRQLDPENCLGIRAFADTHSCRELLRIADKFTQHNFQEVMESEEFLLLPVGQLVDIICSDELNVRSEEQVFNAVMAWLKYNVADRRQHLAQVLQHVRMPLLSPKFLVGTVGSDLLVRSDEACRDLVDEAKNYLLLPQERPLMQGPRTRPRKPTRRGEVLFAVGGWCSGDAIASVERFDPETADWKMVAPMSKRRCGVGVAVLNDLLYAVGGHDGQSYLNSIERYDPQTNQWSCDVAPTTSCRTSVGVAVLDGFLYAVGGQDGVQCLNHVERYDPKENKWSKVAPMTTRRLGVAVAVLGGYLYAIGGSDGQCPLNTVERYDPRQNKWCAVSPMSTRRKHLGCAVFNNFIYAVGGRDDCMELSSAERYNPHTNSWSPIVAMTSRRSGVGLAVVNGQLYAVGGFDGTAYLKTIEVYDPETNQWRLCGCMNYRRLGGGVGVMRAPQTENYMWIRKDSVV, encoded by the exons ATGGGTGACGTACTCATATCGGATCGCCCACCGTCACCGGCGAG CAGACTATCACACACCTCGGAGAAGCATCCCCGGGTGACGCTGCAGGAGCTGAACGTGCTGCGCCGTCACCGGGAGCTCTGCGATGTCGTCATCAACGTGAAGGGGCGCAAAATCTTCGCCCACCGCGTCATCCTGTCCGCCTGCAGCCCCTACTTCCGGGCGATGTTTACCGGCGAGCTGGAAGAATCGCGCCAAACCGAGGTGACCATCTGCGACATCGACGAGAACGCGATGGAGCTGTTGATAGACTTTTGCTACACATCCCACATCGTGGTGGAGGAATCGAACGTGCAACCACTGCTACCGGCCGCCTGTTTGCTGCAGCTCGCCGAAATACAGGACATATGTTGCGAGTTTCTCAAGCGCCAGCTCGATCCGGAAAACTGTCTCGGCATAAGGGCGTTCGCGGACACCCACTCGTGCCGGGAGCTGTTGCGAATCGCGGACAAATTCACCCAACACAACTTCCAGGAGGTGATGGAGAGCGAAGAGTTTCTGTTGCTTCCGGTCGGCCAGCTGGTGGACATTATCTGCAGCGATGAGCTGAACGTGCGATCGGAGGAGCAAGTGTTCAACGCGGTTATGGCGTGGCTAAAGTATAACGTCGCCGATCGGAGACAGCATTTGGCGCAGGTGCTGCAACACGTCCGGATGCCGCTGCTGAGCCCAAAGTTTCTCGTCGGTACGGTCGGTTCGGATTTGCTGGTACGGTCCGACGAAGCGTGCCGGGATTTGGTGGATGAGGCGAAGAACTATCTGCTGCTGCCACAGGAACGTCCGCTGATGCAGGGACCTCGCACACGTCCCCGGAAGCCTACCCGGCGCGGCGAGGTACTGTTTgcggttggtggttggtgttCGGGTGATGCGATTGCTTCCGTCGAACGGTTCGATCCGGAAACGGCCGACTGGAAGATGGTGGCACCGATGAGCAAGCGGCGCTGCGGTGTCGGTGTGGCCGTGCTGAACGATCTACTGTACGCCGTCGGTGGACACGACGGGCAAAGCTACCTGAACAGCATCGAGCGGTACGATCCACAGACGAACCAGTGGTCGTGTGATGTCGCGCCGACCACCAGCTGTCGCACGAGTGTCGGGGTGGCTGTGTTGGATGGGTTCCTGTACGCCGTCGGTGGGCAGGATGGTGTGCAGTGCTTGAACCACGTCGAACGATACGACCCGAAGGAGAACAAATGGTCTAAGGTAGCGCCAATGACGACACGACGGCTTGGGGTCGCGGTGGCAGTGCTTGGTGGCTATCTGTACGCGATCGGTGGTTCCGATGGACAGTGTCCGCTCAACACGGTCGAACGGTACGATCCCCGGCAGAACAAATGGTGCGCCGTGAGTCCAATGTCGACGCGAAGGAAACATCTTGGCTGTGCGGTGTTTAACAACTTCATCTACGCGGTGGGAGGACGGGACGATTGTATGGAACTGTCGTCCGCAGAACGATACAATCCACACACCAACTCCTGGAGCCCGATCGTCGCGATGACGTCCAGACGCAGTGGG GTTGGACTGGCGGTGGTCAACGGTCAATTGTATGCCGTCGGCGGCTTTGACGGTACTGCCTACCTGAAGACGATCGAGGTGTACGATCCGGAAACGAATCAGTGGCGGCTTTGTGGCTGTATGAACTATCGCCGGCTCGGCGGTGGTGTCGGTGTGATGCGTGCACCCCAAACCGAGAACTACATGTG GATTCGCAAAGATTCCGTTGtttaa
- the LOC118505816 gene encoding kelch-like protein diablo isoform X2, whose product MGDVLISDRPPSPARLSHTSEKHPRVTLQELNVLRRHRELCDVVINVKGRKIFAHRVILSACSPYFRAMFTGELEESRQTEVTICDIDENAMELLIDFCYTSHIVVEESNVQPLLPAACLLQLAEIQDICCEFLKRQLDPENCLGIRAFADTHSCRELLRIADKFTQHNFQEVMESEEFLLLPVGQLVDIICSDELNVRSEEQVFNAVMAWLKYNVADRRQHLAQVLQHVRMPLLSPKFLVGTVGSDLLVRSDEACRDLVDEAKNYLLLPQERPLMQGPRTRPRKPTRRGEVLFAVGGWCSGDAIASVERFDPETADWKMVAPMSKRRCGVGVAVLNDLLYAVGGHDGQSYLNSIERYDPQTNQWSCDVAPTTSCRTSVGVAVLDGFLYAVGGQDGVQCLNHVERYDPKENKWSKVAPMTTRRLGVAVAVLGGYLYAIGGSDGQCPLNTVERYDPRQNKWCAVSPMSTRRKHLGCAVFNNFIYAVGGRDDCMELSSAERYNPHTNSWSPIVAMTSRRSGVGLAVVNGQLYAVGGFDGTAYLKTIEVYDPETNQWRLCGCMNYRRLGGGVGVMRAPQTENYMWIRKDSVV is encoded by the exons ATGGGTGACGTACTCATATCGGATCGCCCACCGTCACCGGCGAG ACTATCACACACCTCGGAGAAGCATCCCCGGGTGACGCTGCAGGAGCTGAACGTGCTGCGCCGTCACCGGGAGCTCTGCGATGTCGTCATCAACGTGAAGGGGCGCAAAATCTTCGCCCACCGCGTCATCCTGTCCGCCTGCAGCCCCTACTTCCGGGCGATGTTTACCGGCGAGCTGGAAGAATCGCGCCAAACCGAGGTGACCATCTGCGACATCGACGAGAACGCGATGGAGCTGTTGATAGACTTTTGCTACACATCCCACATCGTGGTGGAGGAATCGAACGTGCAACCACTGCTACCGGCCGCCTGTTTGCTGCAGCTCGCCGAAATACAGGACATATGTTGCGAGTTTCTCAAGCGCCAGCTCGATCCGGAAAACTGTCTCGGCATAAGGGCGTTCGCGGACACCCACTCGTGCCGGGAGCTGTTGCGAATCGCGGACAAATTCACCCAACACAACTTCCAGGAGGTGATGGAGAGCGAAGAGTTTCTGTTGCTTCCGGTCGGCCAGCTGGTGGACATTATCTGCAGCGATGAGCTGAACGTGCGATCGGAGGAGCAAGTGTTCAACGCGGTTATGGCGTGGCTAAAGTATAACGTCGCCGATCGGAGACAGCATTTGGCGCAGGTGCTGCAACACGTCCGGATGCCGCTGCTGAGCCCAAAGTTTCTCGTCGGTACGGTCGGTTCGGATTTGCTGGTACGGTCCGACGAAGCGTGCCGGGATTTGGTGGATGAGGCGAAGAACTATCTGCTGCTGCCACAGGAACGTCCGCTGATGCAGGGACCTCGCACACGTCCCCGGAAGCCTACCCGGCGCGGCGAGGTACTGTTTgcggttggtggttggtgttCGGGTGATGCGATTGCTTCCGTCGAACGGTTCGATCCGGAAACGGCCGACTGGAAGATGGTGGCACCGATGAGCAAGCGGCGCTGCGGTGTCGGTGTGGCCGTGCTGAACGATCTACTGTACGCCGTCGGTGGACACGACGGGCAAAGCTACCTGAACAGCATCGAGCGGTACGATCCACAGACGAACCAGTGGTCGTGTGATGTCGCGCCGACCACCAGCTGTCGCACGAGTGTCGGGGTGGCTGTGTTGGATGGGTTCCTGTACGCCGTCGGTGGGCAGGATGGTGTGCAGTGCTTGAACCACGTCGAACGATACGACCCGAAGGAGAACAAATGGTCTAAGGTAGCGCCAATGACGACACGACGGCTTGGGGTCGCGGTGGCAGTGCTTGGTGGCTATCTGTACGCGATCGGTGGTTCCGATGGACAGTGTCCGCTCAACACGGTCGAACGGTACGATCCCCGGCAGAACAAATGGTGCGCCGTGAGTCCAATGTCGACGCGAAGGAAACATCTTGGCTGTGCGGTGTTTAACAACTTCATCTACGCGGTGGGAGGACGGGACGATTGTATGGAACTGTCGTCCGCAGAACGATACAATCCACACACCAACTCCTGGAGCCCGATCGTCGCGATGACGTCCAGACGCAGTGGG GTTGGACTGGCGGTGGTCAACGGTCAATTGTATGCCGTCGGCGGCTTTGACGGTACTGCCTACCTGAAGACGATCGAGGTGTACGATCCGGAAACGAATCAGTGGCGGCTTTGTGGCTGTATGAACTATCGCCGGCTCGGCGGTGGTGTCGGTGTGATGCGTGCACCCCAAACCGAGAACTACATGTG GATTCGCAAAGATTCCGTTGtttaa